Proteins encoded together in one bacterium window:
- a CDS encoding aldehyde dehydrogenase family protein produces the protein MKTLLDKLNLRDVNPGACTGPDGWLSDPRGETLVSYNPATGEAIARVVQATAATYDAVVGAAGEAFQAWRALPAPKRGQVVRDLGMALRELKEPLGELVTLENGKIKVEGMGEVQEMIDICDFASGLSRQLYGVTTQSERAGHRMYEQWHPLGVVGIITAFNFPVAVWSWNSAIAAVCGDTMVWKPASAVPLTAVAVQQITNRVSADHGVRGVFNLVIGSGDTIGARMLDDARLPLLSFTGSVRMGRQAAERVARRLGRSILELGGNNAVIVTEDADLDLAVRAIVFGAVGTAGQRCTTTRRIIAHRSIAPALARRLVKAYEQVTIGDPMEEGVLMGPLLNEAAVDAMMAALETVKAEGGEILTGGRRLPGKGRCFAAPAVVRMPRQTPIVREETFAPILYLMEYGTLDEAIAIHNEVPQGLSSAIFTTNLLTAERFLSTAGSDCGMANVNVGTSGAEIGLGFGGEKETGGGREAGSDAWKAYMRRQSNVINWSRELPLAQGIRFGD, from the coding sequence ATGAAGACGCTCCTGGACAAGCTCAATCTACGCGACGTCAATCCCGGCGCCTGCACCGGCCCCGACGGCTGGCTCTCCGATCCGCGCGGGGAAACGCTCGTCTCGTACAACCCGGCCACCGGCGAGGCGATCGCCCGCGTCGTGCAGGCGACGGCCGCCACCTACGACGCGGTGGTCGGCGCCGCCGGGGAGGCGTTCCAAGCCTGGCGCGCGCTTCCCGCGCCGAAGCGCGGCCAAGTGGTACGCGACCTGGGCATGGCGCTGCGCGAGCTCAAGGAACCGCTCGGCGAGCTCGTGACGCTCGAAAACGGCAAGATCAAGGTCGAAGGCATGGGCGAAGTGCAGGAAATGATCGACATCTGCGACTTCGCCTCCGGCCTCTCCCGGCAGCTCTACGGGGTCACCACGCAGTCCGAGCGCGCGGGGCACCGGATGTACGAGCAGTGGCATCCGCTCGGCGTCGTCGGCATCATCACCGCGTTCAACTTTCCGGTGGCTGTCTGGTCTTGGAACTCCGCCATCGCGGCGGTCTGCGGCGACACGATGGTCTGGAAGCCCGCCTCGGCGGTACCGTTGACCGCCGTCGCCGTCCAGCAAATTACAAACCGGGTCTCCGCCGACCACGGCGTGCGCGGAGTGTTCAACCTCGTCATCGGCAGCGGCGACACGATCGGCGCGCGCATGCTCGACGATGCGCGCCTGCCGCTCCTCTCGTTCACCGGCTCGGTGCGGATGGGCCGGCAGGCCGCGGAACGCGTGGCCCGACGGCTCGGCCGCTCCATCCTCGAGCTGGGCGGGAATAACGCCGTCATCGTGACCGAGGACGCGGACCTCGACCTCGCGGTGCGCGCCATCGTGTTCGGCGCCGTCGGGACCGCGGGACAGCGCTGCACGACCACACGGCGGATCATCGCGCATCGCAGCATCGCCCCCGCCCTCGCGCGCCGACTGGTGAAGGCGTACGAACAGGTGACGATCGGCGACCCGATGGAAGAAGGCGTGCTGATGGGCCCGCTCCTCAACGAGGCCGCCGTGGATGCAATGATGGCCGCGCTCGAGACCGTCAAGGCCGAGGGTGGAGAGATCCTCACGGGCGGCCGCCGCCTCCCGGGAAAGGGGCGGTGCTTTGCCGCGCCCGCTGTGGTCCGGATGCCGCGGCAGACGCCGATCGTAAGGGAAGAAACGTTCGCGCCGATCCTCTATTTAATGGAATACGGGACGCTGGACGAGGCGATCGCCATCCACAACGAGGTACCGCAGGGCCTGTCGAGCGCGATCTTCACGACCAACTTGCTCACCGCCGAGCGGTTCCTCTCCACCGCCGGGTCGGACTGCGGCATGGCCAACGTCAACGTGGGCACGAGCGGCGCCGAGATCGGGCTCGGCTTCGGCGGCGAGAAGGAGACCGGCGGCGGCCGCGAGGCGGGTTCCGACGCGTGGAAGGCCTACATGCGGCGGCAGTCCAACGTGATCAATTGGTCTCGCGAACTCCCGCTCGCGCAAGGCATCAGGTTCGGCGACTGA
- a CDS encoding PQQ-binding-like beta-propeller repeat protein, with amino-acid sequence MLRRTSWVYAPLITLFAALLGAAHAGPAADEAAGLTGNVLIADADNDRIIEVTPDKRIVWEFPRPGDLAPGQTFLGPDDAFYTPGGRTIITNQEENHTIAIIDYATRRIVWEYGHAGHPGSAPGYLNTPDDAYQLPDGRVVVADIKNCRVLLFDPPPAHRIQRQFGRTGRCDAAPGHFMSPNGDTPLPNGRLLVTEIGRHSASELDLATGQIVRRTPLPVVYASDTQLTRAGEYLTVDYVHPGKVVVVSRTGKLLWSYAPKSGPGVLNHPSLAVELPNGNILLNDDDNNRVIILNRQTKRIVWQYGVTGVAGRKPGYLKDPDGVDLKPASFGR; translated from the coding sequence GTGCTTCGGCGGACATCGTGGGTCTATGCCCCTCTCATCACCCTGTTCGCGGCGCTGCTCGGCGCCGCACACGCCGGTCCGGCCGCCGACGAGGCCGCCGGTCTCACGGGCAATGTGCTCATCGCCGACGCGGACAACGACAGAATCATCGAGGTGACGCCCGACAAGCGTATCGTGTGGGAGTTCCCGCGGCCCGGCGATCTCGCGCCCGGCCAGACCTTCCTCGGCCCCGACGACGCGTTCTATACGCCGGGCGGCCGCACGATCATCACCAACCAGGAAGAAAACCACACGATCGCCATCATCGACTACGCGACGCGCAGGATCGTCTGGGAATACGGGCACGCCGGTCACCCGGGCAGCGCGCCGGGCTATCTCAATACGCCGGACGATGCCTACCAGCTCCCCGACGGCCGGGTGGTCGTCGCGGACATCAAGAATTGCCGTGTGCTGCTCTTCGATCCCCCGCCCGCCCACCGCATCCAGCGGCAGTTCGGCAGGACCGGCCGATGCGACGCCGCGCCGGGGCACTTCATGTCGCCGAACGGCGATACGCCGCTGCCGAACGGCCGTCTCCTCGTCACCGAGATCGGCCGGCACAGCGCCTCGGAACTCGACCTGGCGACCGGACAGATCGTCCGCCGGACCCCGTTGCCGGTCGTCTACGCATCGGACACGCAACTCACCCGCGCCGGTGAGTACTTGACGGTGGATTATGTGCATCCCGGCAAAGTGGTCGTCGTCTCCAGGACCGGCAAACTGCTGTGGTCGTACGCGCCGAAGTCCGGTCCGGGAGTTCTGAACCATCCGTCTCTCGCCGTCGAGCTGCCGAACGGCAACATCCTTCTGAACGACGACGACAACAACCGCGTCATCATCCTCAACCGGCAGACCAAGCGGATCGTCTGGCAGTATGGCGTGACGGGGGTCGCGGGCCGGAAGCCCGGCTACCTGAAAGACCCCGACGGCGTCGACCTCAAGCCGGCGTCGTTCGGACGCTAG
- a CDS encoding proline dehydrogenase family protein gives MPQASLLRHALLAAAHSPRLAAAAHRHGGRIGVWRFVAGESLDQCVPVLRRLNGDGLLTNTTVLGEGVTDAGVAESIVNQYMAVLDRIDGERLQTNIAVKLTNLGLEFGEDVAYRNAARLVEHAARYANFVRIDMEESRYVDATLRIYRRLRESGHDRVGVVLQSYLYRSERDLVDLLPLAPNVRIVKGAYLEPAGVAYPRKADVDRAYVRLVESALSAQAYTAVATHDDRIIRRTVEFVTRRAIPPAAFEFQMLLGVRPRLQLDLARQGYRVRVAAPHGPEWYPYLMRRLAERPANVLFVARNLLRQ, from the coding sequence GTGCCGCAGGCATCCCTCCTCCGGCACGCGCTGCTGGCCGCGGCCCATTCGCCCCGGCTGGCGGCGGCGGCGCACCGGCACGGCGGCCGGATCGGCGTCTGGCGGTTCGTCGCCGGCGAGTCGCTCGACCAGTGCGTCCCCGTGCTGCGGCGGCTCAACGGCGACGGACTGCTCACGAACACGACGGTACTCGGCGAAGGCGTCACGGACGCCGGCGTCGCGGAGTCGATCGTGAACCAATACATGGCCGTGCTGGACCGGATCGACGGCGAACGGCTGCAGACCAACATCGCCGTCAAGCTGACGAACCTCGGGCTCGAGTTCGGCGAAGACGTCGCCTACCGCAATGCCGCGCGGCTCGTCGAGCACGCCGCGCGGTACGCCAACTTTGTCCGAATCGACATGGAGGAGTCCCGGTACGTCGACGCCACGCTGCGAATCTACCGCCGGCTGCGGGAGTCCGGCCACGATCGCGTTGGCGTCGTGCTCCAATCGTACCTCTACCGCAGCGAGCGCGATCTCGTGGATCTCCTCCCGCTCGCGCCCAACGTGCGTATCGTGAAGGGCGCGTACCTCGAGCCGGCGGGCGTGGCCTATCCACGCAAGGCCGACGTGGACCGCGCCTACGTGCGGCTCGTCGAAAGCGCGTTGAGCGCGCAGGCGTACACCGCGGTCGCGACCCACGACGACCGGATCATCCGCCGCACCGTTGAGTTTGTAACGCGCCGGGCCATTCCGCCGGCCGCGTTCGAGTTCCAGATGCTGCTCGGCGTGCGTCCGCGGCTGCAGCTCGACTTGGCCCGGCAGGGCTATCGTGTCCGCGTGGCGGCGCCGCACGGCCCGGAGTGGTATCCGTACCTGATGCGGCGCCTCGCGGAGCGCCCCGCGAACGTCCTGTTCGTCGCCCGCAACCTTCTGCGGCAGTAG
- a CDS encoding ABC transporter substrate-binding protein — translation MRRIAAAVLLLAFTAGMPAAGQGRSIVVGAIYPVEGPQAAPGAGVDEYHGLLLAAAYVNAHGGIGGRAVQIRLASAPSSDAAPDAVEQLAESGVAVMAGTYGSVIARPGAAAAGRLGVVYWETGAVGEIPAEARPGAHFFRVAPSGGVLGREAVAFVRDRLAPRLHRPGPLRYTVAYVNDAFGRSEARGEIAEIHRSGLPLAAGLPFDPWHVDYAALTREIADARTDVLIVGAYMENAVALRRAILKARVPLAVNIGGCSAYIMPEFGRRLGTGAVGVFSADKTGDLLPTRALTPHAAQALLWARQTFRERYGHPLWEPALSGFTGGLALFEEVLPRARDLSAAGIAEAARAANLPAGALPNGAGLRFGAPGTAAAGENLRASSVIWEWIAPNTRALVWPPQFATHAIVLP, via the coding sequence ATGCGGCGCATCGCGGCAGCCGTACTTCTCCTTGCGTTCACGGCGGGGATGCCCGCCGCCGGCCAAGGGCGGTCGATCGTCGTCGGCGCCATTTATCCCGTCGAGGGGCCGCAGGCGGCGCCGGGAGCGGGCGTCGACGAGTACCACGGCCTGCTCCTCGCCGCGGCCTACGTCAACGCGCACGGGGGCATCGGGGGCCGGGCGGTCCAAATCCGGCTCGCGTCCGCGCCGTCATCGGACGCGGCGCCCGACGCGGTCGAGCAGCTGGCGGAGAGCGGCGTTGCCGTCATGGCCGGCACCTACGGGAGCGTCATCGCCCGGCCGGGCGCGGCGGCCGCCGGACGGCTCGGCGTCGTCTACTGGGAGACCGGCGCGGTCGGCGAGATCCCCGCGGAAGCCCGGCCCGGCGCGCATTTCTTCCGCGTCGCCCCGAGCGGCGGCGTGCTCGGCCGCGAGGCCGTCGCCTTCGTGCGCGATCGACTCGCGCCGCGCCTGCACCGGCCGGGCCCGCTTCGCTATACGGTCGCCTACGTGAACGACGCGTTTGGCCGGTCGGAGGCCCGGGGGGAAATCGCGGAGATCCACCGATCGGGGCTGCCGCTCGCCGCGGGTCTCCCGTTCGATCCGTGGCACGTCGACTACGCCGCCCTCACCCGCGAGATCGCGGACGCCCGGACCGATGTGCTCATCGTCGGGGCCTACATGGAGAACGCGGTGGCGCTGCGCCGGGCGATCTTGAAGGCGCGCGTGCCGCTCGCCGTCAACATCGGCGGCTGCTCGGCCTACATCATGCCGGAGTTCGGACGGCGGCTCGGCACGGGCGCGGTCGGCGTCTTCTCCGCCGACAAGACCGGCGATCTGCTCCCCACTCGGGCACTCACGCCGCATGCGGCACAGGCCCTCCTCTGGGCGCGGCAGACCTTCCGGGAGCGGTACGGCCATCCGCTGTGGGAGCCCGCGCTCTCGGGCTTCACCGGCGGCCTGGCGCTCTTCGAGGAGGTCTTGCCGCGGGCGCGCGACCTCTCCGCAGCCGGGATCGCGGAGGCGGCGCGCGCCGCAAACCTGCCCGCGGGCGCGCTGCCCAACGGGGCGGGACTCCGGTTCGGCGCGCCCGGGACGGCCGCGGCGGGAGAGAACCTGCGCGCGTCGAGCGTGATCTGGGAGTGGATCGCCCCCAACACGCGCGCGCTCGTGTGGCCGCCGCAGTTTGCCACCCACGCGATCGTGCTCCCGTAA
- a CDS encoding anti-sigma factor antagonist (This anti-anti-sigma factor, or anti-sigma factor antagonist, belongs to a family that includes characterized members SpoIIAA, RsbV, RsfA, and RsfB.), with protein MSQSAEPHPAASPSRFAPAWPAFGGALLTSLATSAVVVLLHESYPTRAFTFLYLPVIAVIAYLAGRGPGLLSALIGLFGAWYVLLGPARGTAVDPGLILFALLFAASTIGLSEAMARLRRQAQSSRELAAIVESSDDAIFAKSMDAIILTWNAGAERMYGYTAAEAIGRPVAMLTPPDRAGEIPALIARLARGEPVERYETTRVKKDGTILDVSLTISPIRDTVGRLVGASTIARDIAERKRVERQQQFLIEAGDLFTASLSVESLLRGVAALLVPRLADWCAIDIIDDAGELQNVIVVHRDPAKVALARQLQQQTAADPRVREGRWRIINTGRPELLEDIPDEMLVQAVSDPGVLATLRGLGLRSSIAVPLSARGRVIGQMSLITAESGRRYRPEDLAFAEQIAHRAALAVDAARLHEAEAAARRTAEQAARRIGRLQAFTAALSEALTPEEVGELTLRQMAEEAGAAAAALCLAADEAENLAVVAVLGYSPELHDRWWREPRRILPLVDAMRSQRVVWFPSWQVFQASYHEPEPPADPVRRGARAAIPLMLHGRALGAMYANWVEERRFSPEELEFMLSLGRQSAQAVERARLYARAHQVATTLQRALLPADIPQMPGIRVDAAYLAATRAADVGGDWYDVFRLNDGRLCVAIGDVVGHGLQAAVMMGQVRQAIRTAALEGHEPAKVLSLANHVLALNRQEGMTTAIVGLYDPLALTFTYAAAGHPAPVVAEGPRVVTLTSGGLPLGFLDAGSLSTWTVQLTPGSLLVLYTDGLIEFGRDAAAGHAALVAAVRAEQADASPDPAHRILDRILSGSQARDDVAIVAIALAPGPVDRLDVTLPAEPSSLRLVRQAVAQLSAGVGLDPRRSFDLNVAVGEAVNNVVEHAYGAATGTIHVRAYREDSVLRVEVEDAGRWRRDRPDNPGGRGFNLMRALTDGVHVVTGEKGTIVRLTMRLQPAHAVLAGPSVVGPASPAPAAFRIPELSAKPSAPAPVEDAVDHAPPPIEAGENRAPGPQAGTLGAARIDVRTENGTPVVTPFGDLDLSNAVRFLETLERVAADARGLIVVVLDGVSYFDSQGVRALLRAQQRLVASRVRLAIVAPGGSMVRRLIEVAGLGTAIPLFNTVSEALARRDA; from the coding sequence ATGTCTCAATCGGCTGAGCCCCACCCGGCCGCGTCGCCGTCCCGGTTCGCGCCGGCCTGGCCTGCGTTCGGGGGCGCGCTGCTGACGTCGCTCGCGACGAGCGCGGTCGTCGTCCTGCTGCATGAGTCTTATCCGACGCGCGCGTTTACGTTTCTCTACCTGCCGGTCATCGCCGTCATCGCCTATCTGGCCGGCCGCGGTCCCGGCCTGCTCAGCGCGCTGATCGGTCTCTTCGGCGCGTGGTACGTGCTGCTGGGACCGGCACGCGGCACCGCCGTCGACCCGGGGCTGATCCTCTTCGCGCTGCTGTTCGCGGCCTCCACGATTGGGCTGAGCGAGGCGATGGCGCGCCTGCGGCGTCAGGCGCAGTCTTCGCGGGAGCTCGCCGCGATCGTGGAGTCCTCGGACGACGCCATCTTCGCGAAGTCGATGGACGCGATCATCCTTACTTGGAACGCCGGCGCGGAGCGCATGTACGGCTACACCGCCGCGGAGGCGATCGGGCGGCCCGTGGCGATGCTGACGCCGCCCGACCGCGCCGGCGAGATCCCGGCGCTCATCGCGCGCCTCGCGCGTGGCGAGCCGGTCGAACGCTACGAGACCACCCGGGTGAAGAAGGACGGTACGATCCTCGATGTCTCGCTCACGATCTCTCCGATCCGGGACACCGTCGGCCGGCTCGTCGGGGCGTCGACGATCGCGCGCGACATCGCGGAGCGCAAGCGCGTCGAGCGGCAGCAGCAGTTCCTGATCGAGGCGGGCGATCTCTTCACCGCCTCGCTATCGGTTGAGAGCCTGCTGCGGGGCGTCGCGGCGCTGCTCGTCCCGCGTCTCGCGGATTGGTGCGCCATCGACATCATCGACGACGCCGGCGAGCTGCAGAACGTCATCGTGGTGCACCGCGATCCCGCCAAAGTGGCCCTCGCGCGGCAGCTGCAGCAGCAGACGGCCGCGGACCCGCGGGTCCGGGAGGGCCGGTGGCGGATCATCAACACGGGGCGGCCGGAGCTGCTCGAGGACATCCCGGATGAGATGCTTGTCCAGGCGGTGTCCGATCCGGGCGTGCTGGCCACCCTTCGCGGGTTGGGTCTACGGTCCTCGATCGCGGTTCCTCTCAGCGCGCGCGGGCGCGTGATCGGGCAGATGAGCCTGATCACGGCGGAATCGGGGCGGCGGTACCGCCCCGAAGATCTCGCGTTCGCCGAGCAGATCGCCCACCGGGCGGCCCTCGCCGTGGACGCCGCCCGTCTGCACGAAGCGGAGGCCGCCGCGCGCCGGACGGCGGAGCAGGCCGCCCGCCGGATCGGACGGCTGCAGGCGTTCACCGCAGCGCTTTCCGAGGCGCTCACGCCCGAAGAGGTCGGCGAGCTCACGCTGCGGCAGATGGCCGAAGAAGCCGGCGCCGCCGCGGCCGCGCTGTGCCTGGCTGCCGACGAAGCGGAGAACCTGGCGGTCGTCGCCGTGCTCGGGTATTCACCGGAGCTCCACGATCGCTGGTGGCGCGAGCCGCGGCGGATCCTGCCGCTCGTCGACGCGATGCGGAGCCAGCGGGTGGTGTGGTTTCCGTCGTGGCAGGTCTTTCAGGCCAGCTACCACGAACCGGAGCCGCCGGCCGATCCGGTGCGGCGGGGGGCCCGCGCCGCGATCCCGCTGATGCTGCACGGCCGCGCGCTCGGCGCGATGTACGCCAACTGGGTCGAAGAACGGCGGTTCTCGCCCGAGGAACTGGAGTTTATGCTGAGCCTCGGCCGGCAGTCCGCCCAGGCGGTCGAGCGCGCCCGCCTCTACGCGCGCGCGCATCAGGTCGCGACCACGCTGCAGCGGGCGCTCCTACCCGCCGACATCCCGCAGATGCCGGGCATCCGCGTAGACGCGGCCTATTTGGCGGCGACGCGGGCGGCCGACGTCGGCGGCGACTGGTACGACGTCTTCCGGCTGAACGACGGCCGGCTGTGCGTGGCGATCGGCGACGTCGTCGGTCACGGCCTTCAGGCCGCGGTGATGATGGGCCAGGTCCGCCAGGCGATCCGGACCGCCGCGCTGGAAGGCCATGAGCCGGCCAAGGTACTGTCCCTCGCCAACCACGTCCTGGCCCTGAACCGCCAGGAGGGCATGACGACGGCGATCGTCGGCCTGTACGATCCGCTCGCGCTGACCTTCACGTACGCCGCGGCGGGCCATCCGGCGCCGGTTGTCGCCGAGGGCCCGCGCGTGGTCACGCTGACATCCGGCGGGCTGCCGCTTGGGTTCCTGGACGCCGGCTCGCTGTCGACCTGGACCGTGCAGCTCACGCCCGGGTCACTGCTCGTGCTGTATACCGACGGGCTGATCGAGTTCGGCCGCGACGCCGCGGCCGGCCATGCCGCGTTGGTCGCGGCTGTTCGGGCGGAGCAGGCCGACGCGTCCCCCGATCCCGCCCACCGCATCCTGGACCGCATACTGTCCGGAAGCCAGGCGCGCGACGACGTGGCGATCGTCGCGATCGCGCTCGCGCCCGGCCCCGTGGACCGGCTCGACGTTACGCTTCCGGCCGAGCCGTCGAGCCTGCGCCTCGTGCGGCAGGCGGTGGCGCAGCTGTCCGCCGGCGTCGGCCTCGACCCACGGCGGTCGTTCGATCTCAACGTGGCCGTCGGCGAGGCCGTGAACAACGTGGTCGAGCACGCCTACGGGGCGGCCACCGGCACGATCCACGTGCGCGCGTACCGCGAGGATTCGGTGCTGCGGGTCGAGGTGGAGGACGCGGGGCGCTGGCGGCGCGACCGTCCGGACAACCCCGGCGGTCGCGGGTTCAATCTGATGCGGGCGCTTACCGACGGCGTGCACGTCGTCACCGGCGAGAAGGGCACGATCGTCCGGCTCACCATGCGCCTCCAGCCGGCGCACGCCGTTCTGGCGGGGCCCTCCGTCGTCGGGCCGGCTTCCCCGGCGCCGGCGGCCTTCCGGATTCCGGAACTCTCGGCGAAGCCGTCCGCGCCGGCGCCGGTCGAGGACGCCGTCGATCACGCGCCGCCGCCCATCGAAGCCGGCGAGAATAGGGCGCCCGGCCCGCAGGCCGGAACCCTCGGTGCCGCGCGGATCGACGTGCGGACGGAGAACGGCACGCCGGTTGTGACGCCGTTCGGCGACCTGGATCTGTCGAACGCGGTGCGGTTTCTGGAGACTTTGGAACGCGTCGCCGCGGACGCCCGGGGCCTCATCGTCGTCGTGCTCGACGGCGTGTCGTACTTCGACAGCCAGGGCGTGCGCGCGCTGCTGCGCGCGCAGCAGCGGCTCGTCGCCTCGCGGGTGCGGCTCGCCATCGTTGCGCCGGGCGGGTCGATGGTTCGCCGTTTGATAGAGGTCGCCGGGCTCGGCACGGCGATCCCGTTGTTCAACACCGTGTCGGAGGCGCTCGCGCGGCGGGACGCCTGA
- a CDS encoding M28 family peptidase, with translation MAHVIGSAADEVSQPNLVEHNRQLARWTRLSSNEDEYRASEYAEAQLRAFGYRTQIVVHDAYISLPGPAALQVTLPAAREVFCITHSMGRPTGPEGVAADLVDVGKGRPEDYARAGAAGKIALVDDLATPEQAVLGSQVGVAGLIFVSGRHAHEMCVSPVWGNPAPSTAGTLPTIPMLSVHQADGRALQRLCTEGRTAVRLTAEVRTGWTKTPIVLADLAAGHPDADPGTFVLFSGHLDGWHLGAMDNGSANATTLEVARVLAGRRSVWRRGMRVAMWSGHSHGRYSSSAWYADNHWFDLAEHCVAHVNIDSVGGAGADRFVTNSMPQTAGLGVWAVRQIAGAALTPKRVGRDSDQSFLGIGIPSLFGSLSHQEDGSLGWWWHTPHDTLDKIDPERLVRDAKIFALALERLLADPVLPLDYAAAAADLRNELRTLAAEAGPSVDLTAAISAAGRLEELCGRLAGTAGGAAATQAHAINACLARLGRTLIPATYTVAGSYAHDPALDTVFLPRLAAAKRLAGLPPDGNEAKFLRVDLVRGRNAVLDALRTACWIVESCLASAA, from the coding sequence ATGGCGCACGTCATAGGATCCGCTGCGGACGAGGTTTCGCAGCCCAACCTCGTCGAGCACAACCGGCAGCTCGCACGCTGGACGCGGCTCTCCTCCAACGAAGATGAATACCGTGCCTCCGAGTACGCGGAAGCGCAGCTCCGTGCGTTCGGCTACCGTACGCAGATCGTCGTGCACGACGCCTACATCAGCCTGCCCGGCCCTGCGGCCCTGCAGGTCACGCTGCCCGCGGCGCGCGAGGTCTTCTGCATCACGCACTCGATGGGACGCCCCACCGGCCCCGAGGGCGTCGCCGCGGATCTCGTCGACGTGGGCAAAGGCCGCCCCGAAGACTACGCGCGCGCCGGCGCCGCCGGGAAAATCGCGCTCGTCGACGACCTCGCGACGCCGGAGCAGGCCGTGCTCGGCTCGCAGGTCGGCGTCGCCGGGCTCATCTTCGTCAGCGGCCGGCACGCCCACGAGATGTGCGTCTCGCCCGTGTGGGGCAACCCCGCCCCGAGCACCGCCGGCACCTTGCCCACCATTCCGATGCTCTCGGTGCACCAGGCGGACGGCCGGGCGCTGCAGCGGCTCTGCACCGAAGGACGGACCGCCGTCCGGTTGACGGCCGAAGTGCGAACCGGATGGACCAAGACGCCGATCGTGCTCGCCGACCTTGCCGCGGGCCACCCCGACGCCGACCCGGGGACGTTCGTGCTGTTCTCAGGGCACCTGGACGGCTGGCACCTCGGGGCGATGGACAACGGCAGCGCGAATGCGACGACGCTGGAAGTGGCCCGCGTGCTCGCCGGGCGGCGCTCCGTGTGGCGGCGAGGCATGCGCGTGGCGATGTGGTCGGGCCATTCGCACGGGCGGTATTCCTCGTCGGCCTGGTACGCCGACAACCACTGGTTCGACCTCGCGGAGCACTGCGTCGCGCACGTCAACATCGACTCGGTGGGCGGCGCCGGAGCCGACCGTTTCGTAACGAACTCGATGCCGCAGACCGCGGGCCTGGGCGTATGGGCGGTGCGGCAGATCGCGGGCGCGGCACTCACGCCGAAGCGGGTAGGCCGGGACTCCGATCAGTCGTTCCTCGGCATCGGCATCCCGTCGCTCTTCGGCTCGCTCTCACACCAAGAAGACGGCAGCCTCGGCTGGTGGTGGCACACGCCGCACGATACGCTCGACAAGATCGATCCGGAGCGGCTCGTGCGGGACGCGAAGATCTTCGCGCTCGCCCTCGAGCGGCTGCTCGCGGACCCGGTGCTTCCGCTCGACTACGCCGCCGCGGCCGCCGACCTGCGGAACGAGTTGCGGACGCTCGCCGCGGAAGCGGGACCGTCCGTCGACCTGACGGCGGCTATTTCGGCCGCCGGACGCCTCGAGGAACTGTGCGGCCGGTTGGCCGGCACGGCGGGCGGCGCCGCGGCCACGCAGGCCCACGCGATCAACGCCTGCCTCGCCCGGCTCGGACGGACGCTGATCCCCGCGACGTACACCGTCGCGGGCTCCTATGCCCACGACCCCGCGCTCGACACCGTGTTTCTACCGCGGCTCGCCGCGGCCAAACGCCTCGCCGGACTGCCGCCGGACGGCAACGAGGCGAAGTTTCTCCGCGTCGACCTTGTCCGCGGCCGCAACGCCGTGCTCGACGCGCTGCGGACCGCCTGCTGGATCGTCGAAAGCTGTCTGGCGTCGGCCGCCTAG
- a CDS encoding metal ABC transporter permease, with protein sequence MTPASIWQYGFVHNALMVGAVTAIVAGSVAPFVTLRNQGFAVHGLAEVSFAGAAGAVFLRLPIELGVLVASFLAAIGFGSLGVRLRERDVAIGSVLAFSTGCGVLFLTLYRTYSTDAFSILFGSILAVGTDDVIRAAVVGAVALAGLAVIGRPLRFASIDPEVADARGVPVRLLSTLFLLVLALAVTVTVQVIGVLLVLTLLIAPAGTAQRLTLRPARITLYSTLIALGATLGGIVCAVLTSLPVSFFVPTFSLGAYLLARWFGPVQQSARAARAAVRDEGRVAGSA encoded by the coding sequence ATGACGCCGGCCTCGATCTGGCAGTATGGCTTCGTCCACAACGCGCTGATGGTGGGGGCGGTCACCGCGATCGTGGCCGGCAGCGTCGCGCCCTTCGTGACGCTCCGCAACCAGGGCTTCGCGGTGCACGGCCTGGCCGAAGTATCGTTCGCCGGCGCGGCGGGGGCGGTGTTCCTGAGGCTGCCGATCGAACTCGGCGTGCTCGTGGCGAGCTTTCTCGCCGCGATCGGCTTCGGCTCGCTCGGCGTGCGGTTGCGCGAGCGCGACGTCGCGATCGGGAGCGTCCTGGCCTTTTCCACGGGGTGCGGCGTCCTGTTTCTCACCCTGTACCGTACCTATTCGACCGACGCGTTCAGCATTCTCTTCGGATCGATCCTCGCCGTCGGCACGGACGACGTGATCCGGGCCGCGGTCGTCGGCGCGGTCGCGCTCGCGGGCCTCGCGGTCATCGGCCGGCCGCTCCGCTTTGCGAGCATCGACCCGGAGGTCGCCGACGCGCGCGGCGTCCCGGTCCGGCTTCTCTCCACCCTGTTCCTGCTCGTGCTGGCGCTCGCGGTCACGGTCACGGTACAGGTGATCGGCGTCCTGCTGGTCCTCACGCTGCTGATCGCCCCGGCAGGCACCGCCCAGCGTCTCACGCTGCGCCCGGCGCGCATCACGCTGTACAGCACGCTGATCGCTCTCGGCGCGACGCTCGGCGGCATCGTCTGCGCGGTGCTCACCTCGCTGCCGGTGAGTTTCTTCGTCCCGACCTTCAGCCTTGGAGCGTATCTCCTTGCGCGGTGGTTCGGGCCCGTGCAGCAGAGCGCGCGGGCCGCGCGCGCGGCCGTGCGCGACGAAGGACGCGTCGCGGGCTCCGCATAG